The following proteins come from a genomic window of Capsicum annuum cultivar UCD-10X-F1 unplaced genomic scaffold, UCD10Xv1.1 ctg5436, whole genome shotgun sequence:
- the LOC107857882 gene encoding nuclear transcription factor Y subunit C-9-like, translating into MNAAGVAAADGYPLQVPYYQLQQQQQQLEQQSMGSVKVAATFGYPLQVPYYQLLQQKQQEQRSAENAAAAVAARYPLQVPYYQLLQQQQHEQRLAENDAAATATATVAARYPLQQQQEQQLGENAVAAVTTRYPVQLKEIKETNNFKNNKLSLARVKWLMKDNEDVCKVTGEAPMLMAKACEMFIQELTLRSWFNTEENK; encoded by the exons ATGAATGCTGCGGGGGTGGCGGCGGCAGATGGGTACCCACTGCAAGTACCCTATTACCAACTCCAGCAGCAACAGCAACAATTGGAACAACAATCGATGGGGAGTGTAAAGGTGGCGGCGACATTTGGTTACCCACTGCAG GTACCCTACTACCAGCTCCTTCAACAGAAGCAACAGGAACAACGGTCGGCAGAGAATGCTGCTGCTGCGGTGGCAGCTAGGTACCCACTACAGGTACCCTACTACCAGCTCCTTCAGCAGCAGCAACATGAACAACGGTTGGCAGAGAATGATGctgctgctactgctactgctactgtgGCAGCTAGGTACCCACTGCAG CAACAACAGGAACAACAACTGGGGGAGAATGCAGTGGCGGCGGTGACAACTAGGTACCCAGTACAG CTCAAGGAAATTAAGGAGACCAACAATTTTAAGAACAACAAACTTTCGCTTGCTCGTGTCAAGTGGTTGATGAAAGATAACGAGGATGTTTGCAAGGTCACTGGGGAAGCACCAATGTTGATGGCGAAAGCATGTGAAATGTTCATACAGGAACTTACTCTCCGCTCGTGGTTTAACACGGAGGAGAATAAATGA